The following are encoded together in the Equus quagga isolate Etosha38 chromosome 1, UCLA_HA_Equagga_1.0, whole genome shotgun sequence genome:
- the RBM18 gene encoding probable RNA-binding protein 18: MEAETKTLPLENASILSEGSLQEGHRLWIGNLDPKITEYHLLKLLQKFGTVKQFDFLFHKSGALEGQPRGYCFVNFETKQEAEQAIQCLNGKLALSKKLVVRWAHAQVKRYDHNKNDKILPISLEPSSSTEPTQSNLSVTAKIKAIEAKLKMMAENPDAEYPAAPVYSYFKPPDKKRTTPYSRTAWKSRR; encoded by the exons ATGGAAGCAGAAACCAAAACTCTTCCCCTGGAGAACGCATCCATCCTTTCGGAGGGTTCCCTACAGGAGGGGCACCGGTTATGGATTGGCAACCTGGACCCCAAAATCACAGA ATACCACCTCCTCAAGCTCCTCCAGAAGTTTGGCACGGTGAAGCAGTTCGACTTCCTCTTCCACAAATCAGGTGCTTTGGAGGGCCAGCCTCGAGGATACTGTTTCGTTAACTTCGAAACTAAGCAG GAAGCAGAACAAGCCATCCAGTGTCTCAATGGCAAGCTGGCTCTGTCTAAGAAGCTGGTGGTCCGATGGGCACATGCTCAAGTAAAG AGATACGATCATAACAAGAATGATAAGATCCTTCCAATCAGTCTTGAGCCATCCTCAAGCACTGAGCCCACCCAGTCTAACCTGAG TGTCACTGCAAAGATAAAAGCCATTGAAGCAAAGCTGAAAATGATGGCAGAAAATCCTGATGCAGAGTATCCAGCAGCACCTGTTTATTCCTACTTTAAACCACCAGATAAAAAAAGGACTACTCCTTATTCTAGAACAGCCTGGAAATCTCGAAGATGA